The following coding sequences lie in one Klebsiella huaxiensis genomic window:
- a CDS encoding 3-carboxy-cis,cis-muconate cycloisomerase: MSLLTPMMRTSPLTAWFSDAQRVQGMLDFEAALAHAQAECGLVPQAALNPIIESCQHQQIDFAALGQVAASAGNLAIPLVKQLTSRVKERDEAAARYVHWGATSQDAIDTGFVLQLRGALNETDAVLQRLLDALANQAERHQHTVMPGRTWMQHALPVTFGLKLAGTLDALLRWQIRLREMRSRVLVLQFGGAAGTLDSLKAQAPQVAAALAKKLDLNLPDTPWHSQRDRLLEVGAWYAGVCGTLGKFANDFSLQMQTEVAEVAEPVAEGRGGSSTMPHKRNPISCAAILTAAQRTPGLVATLYAGQIQQHERALGGWQAEWETLPDLITLVGGAMVQSEVLVREMQVFAHKMRANLDITHGLIMAEAVTLTLAEFIGKAEAHHRVEALCRQAMDESRSLLSVLENDPLVSEHLSTSRLTQLLDPATATGSAELFVRQVMARYKEQRNEG, from the coding sequence ATGAGTTTGTTGACCCCGATGATGCGCACCAGCCCGCTGACCGCCTGGTTCAGCGATGCGCAGCGGGTGCAGGGTATGCTGGATTTTGAAGCCGCGCTGGCCCACGCTCAGGCCGAATGTGGGCTGGTGCCGCAGGCGGCGCTGAATCCGATTATCGAATCATGCCAGCATCAGCAAATTGACTTTGCGGCTTTGGGGCAGGTTGCCGCCAGCGCGGGAAATCTGGCGATCCCGCTGGTAAAACAGCTGACCTCGCGGGTCAAAGAACGCGATGAAGCCGCAGCGCGTTATGTTCACTGGGGGGCGACCAGCCAGGATGCTATCGACACTGGTTTTGTCCTGCAACTACGCGGTGCGCTGAATGAAACAGACGCGGTCTTACAACGCCTGCTCGATGCGCTGGCCAACCAGGCCGAGCGACATCAGCATACGGTGATGCCCGGGCGTACCTGGATGCAGCATGCACTGCCTGTGACCTTTGGCCTGAAGCTGGCGGGAACGCTCGACGCGCTGCTGCGCTGGCAGATACGTCTGCGTGAAATGCGATCAAGGGTGCTGGTGCTGCAATTTGGCGGTGCCGCTGGCACGCTTGACTCGCTCAAAGCGCAAGCGCCGCAGGTTGCCGCAGCGCTGGCAAAAAAGCTCGACCTGAACCTTCCCGATACCCCGTGGCACAGCCAGCGCGATCGGCTGTTAGAAGTGGGGGCGTGGTACGCGGGTGTTTGCGGCACTCTTGGTAAGTTCGCCAATGATTTTTCCCTGCAGATGCAAACCGAAGTTGCCGAAGTCGCTGAACCGGTCGCCGAAGGTCGCGGCGGTTCATCGACCATGCCGCACAAACGTAATCCCATCTCCTGTGCGGCTATCTTGACCGCAGCTCAACGCACGCCCGGACTGGTGGCAACGTTGTATGCCGGCCAGATTCAGCAGCATGAGCGCGCGCTGGGCGGATGGCAAGCGGAGTGGGAAACGCTGCCGGACCTGATCACTCTCGTCGGCGGCGCGATGGTGCAAAGTGAAGTACTGGTGCGTGAAATGCAGGTGTTTGCGCATAAGATGCGCGCCAACCTTGATATCACCCATGGCCTGATTATGGCGGAAGCGGTCACCCTGACGCTGGCGGAGTTTATCGGTAAAGCTGAAGCCCATCATCGGGTTGAGGCCTTGTGTCGTCAGGCGATGGATGAATCGCGTTCGCTGCTGAGCGTGCTGGAAAACGATCCGTTGGTCAGTGAGCATCTTTCCACCAGCCGTTTAACCCAACTGCTGGACCCGGCAACGGCGACCGGCAGCGCTGAACTCTTCGTGCGTCAGGTGATGGCGCGCTATAAGGAGCAACGTAATGAAGGTTGA
- the pcaD gene encoding 3-oxoadipate enol-lactonase has product MKVDYQIDGPDGAPVIVLSNSLGTTRSMWQPQLAALTQHFRVLRYDTHGHGKTGKSGKVTLAQLGEDVIALLDHLNIDKAWFCGISMGGLTGLWLGRFAPERFYALAVANTAACIGDQASWLSRARAVRQEGMDVVAAGSADRWFTHEFRQKTPEVVEALCHQLTHSNAEGYADCCEALAAADLRAEVAQIPLPVLIIAGESDPVTTVADANFLHQQIPTSQVVVLAASHLSNIEAPKAFSAALLGFFQGE; this is encoded by the coding sequence ATGAAGGTTGATTATCAGATTGACGGGCCGGACGGTGCGCCGGTCATCGTACTTTCCAATTCGCTGGGAACCACCCGGTCGATGTGGCAGCCGCAGCTCGCGGCGCTAACGCAGCATTTTCGCGTCCTGCGCTATGATACCCACGGTCATGGTAAAACCGGCAAAAGCGGAAAGGTAACGCTGGCGCAGCTTGGCGAAGATGTGATTGCGCTGCTCGATCATCTTAATATTGATAAAGCCTGGTTTTGCGGTATTTCTATGGGGGGGCTGACCGGACTGTGGCTGGGGCGTTTTGCACCTGAGCGTTTTTACGCCCTGGCGGTCGCCAACACCGCAGCGTGTATCGGCGATCAGGCGAGCTGGCTATCGCGCGCCCGCGCGGTTCGTCAGGAGGGGATGGATGTTGTGGCTGCCGGATCCGCGGATCGCTGGTTTACCCACGAATTTCGCCAGAAGACGCCGGAAGTGGTGGAAGCCCTGTGCCATCAACTGACCCATAGCAATGCAGAAGGTTATGCGGACTGTTGCGAGGCGCTGGCGGCGGCCGACCTTCGCGCTGAAGTGGCGCAAATTCCGCTACCCGTTTTGATTATTGCCGGAGAAAGTGACCCTGTCACTACGGTGGCGGACGCCAACTTCCTGCATCAGCAGATCCCCACCTCACAGGTGGTGGTACTGGCAGCGTCTCATTTATCGAATATCGAAGCACCGAAGGCGTTCAGCGCCGCGTTGCTGGGTTTTTTCCAGGGAGAATAG
- the pcaC gene encoding 4-carboxymuconolactone decarboxylase, translated as MEDKQRYQQGMAVRRKVLGDTHVDKTLQKLTPLNEEFQDFITRYAWGETWTRPGLDHHTRSMITIAMLIALNREAELTMHLRAAFNNGVTRDELKELIMHSALYCGLPAANATMHLAQQVFDEMDGS; from the coding sequence ATGGAAGATAAACAGCGTTATCAGCAGGGAATGGCAGTGCGCCGCAAGGTGCTTGGCGATACCCATGTTGATAAAACTCTGCAAAAACTGACGCCGCTCAATGAGGAGTTTCAGGATTTTATCACCCGCTACGCCTGGGGTGAGACCTGGACCCGTCCGGGCCTCGATCACCACACCCGCAGCATGATTACCATCGCGATGCTGATTGCCCTGAACCGCGAAGCTGAGCTGACAATGCATTTGCGCGCGGCGTTTAATAACGGCGTCACTCGCGACGAGTTAAAAGAGCTGATTATGCACTCCGCGCTCTACTGCGGCCTGCCCGCAGCTAACGCCACGATGCACCTGGCACAGCAGGTGTTTGATGAGATGGATGGTAGCTGA
- a CDS encoding acyltransferase family protein, whose amino-acid sequence MQYERTQKGQSQYFPFIDGLRALAVIAVIIYHLNAAWLPGGFVGVDVFFVISGFVVSASITHFKGQGFWRFLAFFYARRIKRIFPALIVCLLITGYVSALFIPGSWLSDVNQQTGLFAFVGLSNFILAANGRDYFAPTTEFNPFTHTWSLGVEEQFYLIFPILFVAWLHGQRGRKASAILFAVGLLISLIFSAWESQANPTNAYFLSPGRFWELASGVLLYQLITLNSGDDKRRENRLSGPIALIALVGLFVAFVISTPDNFPMPGAVLAVISTLLLLFSLYKQNSFPWLHRLLGNRYILFFGKTSYSLYLWHWPVFVLFRWTYGLETPLTKALAVALTLVMATLSFYIVETPMRRSKMARQMPNPAIIAVGFCVIAISWWGASAMNARAGKISLSQVSADADLWYPDRGPATPDYPGCRADPQTIIQDGVEVIVFKPEGCVQEKASRYRVLHVIGDSHTLAYAALYKQFAIRNNLEVDVYRNGGCPFISFQTERDIDNPQCREQAENSLHAIHQRIQPGDVLFLASLRLPRFSDQWVYFGSQGHQQSFFSAQAEENRQRSVDYAIDKLRSFVDQGVHVVFEAPKPIFSLPPFRCSDWFNRSNPICAKGMTMPQDLLQKYRAPVLASYNKVIRALPAVAIWDPFPILCDGPECHVWKNGHSMFFDGDHLSAFGSMTLLPSFSEFMLPKLEKSAQSAASQIPAQGYQFNQPGIPDFLESLSGLSHAEEWGRWSDGNSAPTVVLSFVQPLPKGFTLQITSKGYGPNIGHQARVIVGNEEQRLNLGEQAKEEALHFANHAGTKRIEIIPPHAQSPREAGESADERKLGIGLISIKIIAD is encoded by the coding sequence ATGCAGTACGAAAGAACTCAAAAAGGTCAGTCGCAGTATTTTCCCTTCATTGACGGATTGCGCGCCCTGGCAGTGATCGCGGTGATTATCTATCACCTCAACGCCGCATGGTTACCAGGAGGGTTCGTAGGTGTCGATGTATTCTTTGTGATATCCGGATTTGTCGTCAGCGCCTCGATTACTCACTTCAAAGGGCAAGGTTTCTGGCGTTTTCTGGCATTCTTCTATGCGCGCAGGATAAAGCGTATTTTCCCTGCCCTCATCGTTTGCTTACTGATCACTGGCTATGTTTCCGCACTATTTATTCCTGGTTCCTGGCTAAGTGATGTCAACCAACAAACCGGCTTATTCGCCTTTGTTGGCCTGAGTAACTTTATTCTGGCTGCTAACGGGCGCGATTACTTCGCTCCCACCACTGAATTTAACCCCTTTACCCATACCTGGTCTTTAGGCGTTGAAGAGCAGTTCTACCTGATATTCCCGATACTATTTGTTGCGTGGCTGCACGGCCAGCGCGGTAGAAAAGCATCGGCAATACTGTTCGCCGTCGGGCTGCTGATATCTTTGATTTTCTCAGCGTGGGAATCACAGGCCAACCCTACCAATGCTTATTTCCTAAGCCCTGGACGTTTTTGGGAACTGGCTTCAGGCGTGCTGCTCTATCAGTTGATTACGCTGAACAGCGGGGATGATAAACGCCGGGAAAACCGACTTTCCGGCCCTATAGCGCTGATTGCGCTTGTCGGACTTTTTGTCGCTTTTGTTATCTCAACGCCTGACAACTTCCCTATGCCGGGAGCAGTACTCGCCGTTATCTCAACGCTGCTATTACTATTTTCGTTGTATAAACAGAACAGTTTCCCCTGGCTGCACCGCTTGCTGGGAAATCGCTATATTCTGTTTTTTGGCAAAACATCCTACTCATTATATTTATGGCATTGGCCTGTTTTCGTTCTCTTTCGCTGGACGTATGGCCTTGAGACGCCGTTGACCAAAGCGCTTGCTGTCGCGTTAACTCTCGTGATGGCTACGCTCTCTTTCTATATTGTCGAAACCCCTATGCGGCGCAGCAAAATGGCAAGACAGATGCCTAATCCTGCAATCATCGCCGTGGGATTTTGCGTTATTGCCATCAGTTGGTGGGGGGCTTCGGCAATGAATGCGCGTGCCGGAAAAATTTCCTTGAGCCAGGTTAGCGCCGATGCCGATTTATGGTATCCGGATCGCGGCCCCGCGACGCCAGATTACCCTGGTTGTCGTGCCGATCCGCAAACCATCATTCAAGATGGCGTCGAGGTGATAGTTTTCAAACCGGAAGGCTGCGTGCAGGAAAAAGCGTCAAGATACCGGGTTCTGCACGTTATCGGCGATTCACATACTCTGGCCTATGCTGCGTTGTATAAGCAGTTTGCTATCCGCAACAATCTTGAAGTCGATGTATATCGCAACGGCGGTTGTCCATTTATTAGTTTCCAGACCGAACGCGATATCGATAATCCGCAGTGTCGCGAACAGGCTGAAAACTCGCTACACGCAATACATCAACGAATCCAGCCTGGCGACGTGCTTTTCCTCGCCTCATTGCGCCTGCCTCGCTTTAGCGACCAGTGGGTCTACTTTGGTTCTCAGGGACATCAACAATCGTTCTTTAGCGCCCAGGCCGAGGAAAACCGGCAGCGCTCCGTTGATTACGCCATTGATAAGCTCCGTAGCTTTGTAGACCAGGGAGTTCATGTCGTTTTTGAAGCGCCGAAACCCATCTTCTCCTTACCGCCTTTCCGCTGTTCGGACTGGTTCAACCGTAGCAACCCTATCTGCGCGAAAGGCATGACCATGCCGCAAGACCTGCTGCAAAAGTATCGTGCGCCTGTTCTGGCAAGCTATAACAAAGTTATCCGCGCGCTGCCTGCGGTTGCTATCTGGGATCCCTTCCCGATCCTCTGCGATGGCCCGGAGTGTCACGTCTGGAAAAACGGTCACTCGATGTTCTTCGATGGCGATCATCTCAGCGCATTTGGCAGCATGACGCTGCTACCCTCTTTTAGTGAGTTTATGCTGCCTAAGCTCGAAAAGTCAGCGCAGTCAGCCGCAAGCCAAATCCCGGCACAGGGTTATCAGTTTAATCAACCTGGCATTCCTGACTTTCTCGAAAGTTTATCTGGGTTATCACATGCCGAAGAGTGGGGGCGCTGGAGCGATGGCAATTCAGCACCGACGGTAGTGCTCTCCTTTGTTCAGCCCTTGCCCAAAGGCTTTACGCTCCAGATAACCAGCAAAGGCTATGGGCCCAATATTGGTCATCAGGCTCGGGTAATTGTGGGTAACGAAGAGCAACGGCTCAATCTCGGCGAACAGGCTAAGGAAGAGGCGTTGCATTTTGCTAACCATGCAGGTACAAAGCGCATTGAAATTATTCCGCCTCATGCTCAAAGCCCTAGAGAAGCAGGCGAATCCGCAGATGAAAGAAAACTCGGTATTGGTTTGATAAGTATTAAAATTATTGCCGATTGA
- a CDS encoding MFS transporter has product MASTMKIPSRELWSYFGYGLGQCFSFGLVGSFINYFYTDVLGISALAASTIFLIARAWDAVHDPLFASIMDTLNSRFGKFRHFLLIAPLLITGVTLLAFYKIEADLTTKILYAGVTYILWGTLYAISDIPFWSMSSVMTNDSGQRTRAVTAAMLGVNAGIACANIFFPKLAAFFAQYSNDKGYFMAALVMMLVGLPLMLNGFFQIKERVPPSPEKVTIRDTFRNLRHNKPLFIILLSFFFCVFHNVANGIYIYFFIYNLGDGSLQMAIGVMGIAAAVICLIAPLLTRHMQKRQLFMILCALDIVVRVVMWFIGYQHVAMLFLLLGLSTLFVMMSNILTSSMIADTIEYAEYHTHRRCAAITFSGQTFTGKMSVAVGGGLIGIWLTMIGYIPQAQSQSESVLNGLFFGICLLPAIGSLIRLLCMSRFTFTEEKHAEICRLLALRRQSAGVATEESSADARPA; this is encoded by the coding sequence ATGGCAAGCACCATGAAAATACCTTCTCGCGAGTTATGGTCCTATTTTGGCTATGGTTTAGGTCAGTGTTTTAGCTTTGGTTTAGTGGGTTCGTTTATTAACTATTTTTATACTGACGTGCTGGGGATCTCTGCCCTCGCGGCGAGCACCATCTTTTTGATCGCTCGCGCCTGGGATGCAGTTCACGACCCGCTGTTCGCCAGTATCATGGATACGTTAAACAGTCGATTCGGTAAGTTTCGCCACTTCCTGCTGATCGCGCCGCTGTTAATAACCGGCGTCACCCTGCTGGCGTTTTACAAAATAGAAGCCGATCTCACCACTAAGATCCTTTATGCCGGGGTGACCTACATACTGTGGGGCACGCTGTACGCCATTTCCGATATTCCGTTCTGGTCGATGTCATCGGTGATGACTAACGATTCCGGTCAGCGTACCCGCGCGGTGACCGCCGCCATGCTCGGAGTTAACGCCGGTATCGCCTGTGCTAATATTTTCTTCCCCAAACTGGCGGCCTTCTTCGCCCAGTACAGCAATGACAAAGGCTATTTTATGGCTGCGCTGGTGATGATGCTGGTGGGTCTGCCGCTAATGTTAAACGGATTCTTTCAGATCAAAGAGCGCGTGCCGCCAAGCCCGGAAAAGGTCACCATTCGCGATACCTTCCGCAACCTGCGCCACAATAAGCCGCTGTTTATTATTCTGCTGTCGTTTTTCTTTTGCGTCTTTCATAACGTCGCGAACGGTATTTATATCTACTTCTTTATCTACAATCTGGGCGATGGCAGCCTGCAAATGGCGATAGGCGTGATGGGGATTGCCGCCGCCGTCATCTGCCTGATTGCCCCGCTTCTCACCCGTCATATGCAAAAACGCCAGCTGTTTATGATCCTTTGCGCGCTGGATATTGTGGTTCGCGTGGTGATGTGGTTTATCGGCTATCAGCACGTAGCGATGCTGTTCTTATTGCTTGGCCTTAGCACGCTGTTTGTCATGATGAGCAACATTCTGACTTCATCGATGATTGCCGATACCATCGAATACGCTGAATATCATACCCATCGGCGCTGTGCGGCGATCACCTTCTCCGGCCAGACGTTCACCGGAAAAATGTCCGTCGCGGTGGGTGGCGGCCTGATTGGCATCTGGCTAACGATGATAGGTTATATTCCGCAAGCGCAAAGCCAGAGCGAGAGCGTGCTGAATGGCCTGTTCTTCGGGATTTGCCTGCTCCCGGCTATCGGATCCTTGATTCGCCTGCTGTGCATGTCCCGCTTTACCTTCACGGAAGAAAAGCACGCGGAGATTTGTCGCCTGCTGGCGCTGCGCCGCCAGAGTGCGGGAGTGGCAACAGAGGAATCGAGCGCTGATGCGCGCCCGGCATAG
- a CDS encoding cellulase family glycosylhydrolase, translating into MKQQWTREQAQTWYQQQGWLCGFNYLPSTAVNWTDIWQAETFDAPTIDRELGWAAQAGYNSLRINLPFIVWQHDRDGLIARIDQFLTLADERGFSTMLTLMDDCGFSGDEPYLGPQKAPEPGKHNSQAAASPGREIVCNRDAWPEVECYVRDIVRQFRDDRRVLLWDLYNEPGNRGIFSTGTVEVLYDEKLEHYALELMQATFHWVREEDPTQPLTVCAWKLPDEVEGEVFYQHPLDQTALALSDVISFHAYTNTARMVAIIHQLEQHGRPLFCTEWLARHVGSLIEEQLPLMHAANIAPYQWGLVRGKTQTWLPWPVVMKNSPDYCRLWFHDVFDENGIPFAKAEMALVRKLSRIGLHPHKA; encoded by the coding sequence ATGAAACAACAATGGACACGTGAACAGGCACAGACGTGGTACCAGCAACAGGGTTGGTTATGTGGCTTTAACTACCTGCCATCAACGGCGGTGAACTGGACGGATATCTGGCAGGCGGAAACCTTTGACGCACCAACGATTGACCGCGAGCTTGGCTGGGCGGCGCAGGCGGGTTACAACTCCCTGCGCATCAACCTGCCGTTTATCGTCTGGCAGCACGATCGCGACGGGCTCATAGCGCGTATCGACCAGTTTCTGACGCTGGCCGATGAGCGCGGGTTTAGCACCATGCTGACATTGATGGATGACTGCGGTTTCTCCGGCGATGAGCCTTACCTTGGGCCGCAAAAAGCACCGGAGCCGGGGAAACACAACAGCCAGGCGGCCGCCAGTCCGGGGCGGGAAATCGTCTGTAACCGTGATGCCTGGCCTGAAGTTGAATGCTACGTACGTGATATCGTGCGCCAGTTCCGCGACGACCGCCGCGTGCTGCTTTGGGATCTGTATAACGAGCCGGGCAACCGGGGGATTTTTTCCACTGGCACCGTCGAAGTGTTGTATGACGAAAAACTGGAACATTACGCCCTCGAACTCATGCAGGCGACGTTTCACTGGGTGCGGGAAGAAGATCCGACGCAGCCACTCACCGTCTGCGCATGGAAACTGCCGGATGAAGTCGAAGGCGAGGTGTTCTATCAACATCCTTTAGACCAGACTGCGCTGGCATTATCTGATGTGATCAGCTTTCACGCCTATACCAATACCGCACGCATGGTGGCCATCATCCACCAGCTCGAACAGCACGGACGGCCGCTGTTCTGCACCGAGTGGCTGGCGCGCCATGTCGGCAGCCTGATCGAAGAGCAGCTACCGCTAATGCATGCCGCTAATATTGCCCCCTATCAGTGGGGACTGGTGCGCGGAAAAACCCAGACCTGGCTGCCGTGGCCGGTGGTGATGAAAAACTCACCGGACTACTGTCGCCTGTGGTTCCATGACGTTTTTGACGAAAACGGCATCCCGTTTGCCAAAGCCGAAATGGCGCTGGTGCGTAAACTTAGCCGGATTGGCCTGCATCCGCATAAAGCATAA
- a CDS encoding LacI family DNA-binding transcriptional regulator: protein MKRKTKVTMNDIARAAGVSQATVSLVLNQSRNIKLSEETRQRVIEIATSLGYDRLPAIHSPRNQQEIALLISSLQSYDPFIDAISQAREAAWRNEILLTVYEYGDDAELAINIIRQLEKRNCVGIILASPVTTVSDMSQFRDCTELPLVLLNQRDPDSPLLPSFVPDDYANAFQVTRHLISQGAQRVAHITGEGWMEATKQRLAGWRAALEQAGIAVQNEWICETNWQFSESHQATLKLLALETRPDAIFCASDWLTIGCYQALAMQSITIPEDILVAGYDDQKISEQLTPPLTSIQLPYSELGRLAVEYLCSEEDAATHVTLAGRLKTRKSSQR, encoded by the coding sequence ATGAAACGCAAAACCAAAGTGACGATGAACGACATCGCCAGAGCCGCCGGGGTTTCCCAGGCAACGGTGTCGCTGGTGCTCAATCAGTCGCGCAATATTAAACTTAGCGAAGAGACCCGTCAGCGGGTGATTGAGATAGCGACATCACTGGGTTACGACCGCCTACCGGCGATTCACTCTCCGCGTAATCAGCAAGAGATAGCCCTGCTCATTAGCTCGCTGCAGAGCTACGATCCGTTTATTGATGCCATAAGTCAGGCTCGCGAGGCGGCGTGGCGCAATGAAATCCTGCTGACGGTGTATGAATATGGTGATGATGCTGAACTGGCAATTAACATTATTCGCCAACTGGAAAAGCGCAACTGCGTGGGTATTATTCTCGCCTCTCCGGTGACCACCGTTAGCGACATGTCGCAGTTTCGCGATTGTACTGAATTGCCGCTGGTGCTGCTTAACCAGCGCGATCCGGATTCCCCGCTGCTGCCGTCCTTTGTTCCGGACGACTATGCCAACGCGTTTCAGGTGACGCGCCATCTGATTAGCCAGGGGGCGCAGCGGGTGGCGCATATTACTGGCGAAGGATGGATGGAAGCGACAAAACAGCGTCTGGCTGGATGGCGTGCGGCGCTGGAGCAGGCGGGGATCGCCGTGCAGAATGAGTGGATTTGTGAAACCAACTGGCAGTTCAGCGAGTCGCACCAGGCCACGCTAAAGCTGCTGGCGCTGGAAACGCGTCCCGATGCTATTTTTTGCGCCAGTGACTGGCTGACGATTGGTTGCTATCAGGCGCTGGCAATGCAGAGCATCACGATCCCTGAAGATATTCTGGTGGCGGGTTATGACGACCAGAAAATTTCTGAACAGCTCACCCCACCCCTGACCAGTATTCAGTTGCCCTACAGTGAACTGGGACGTCTGGCCGTTGAGTATTTGTGCAGCGAGGAAGATGCCGCCACTCACGTGACGCTTGCCGGGCGGCTGAAAACACGGAAATCGAGCCAGCGCTGA